From the Streptomyces sp. Sge12 genome, the window ATCTGCTCGTCCGGCTTGATGGTGTCGTGGTTGACGCCGTGGACGATGTTCGGGACGTCGCCCTTGCCCGGAGCGGTCAGCACGACCTTGTCGATGCCGGGGCGCAGGTGCTTGGACAGACCCTCGCGGTCACGCCACCTGCCCGTGTTGTCGATGAGGATGGCGTCCTTGATGCCGTGCTCGGTGTAGTCCACCTCGGACGGGTCGTTCGCGTAGATCACCTTGATGGCGTTGCCGTTGGCGATGATCGTGCTGTTCGCCTCGTCCACGGTGATCGTGCCCTGGAACTGGCCGTGGATCGAGTCGCGGCGCAGCAGCGAGGCGCGCTTGACGATGTCCTGGTCGCCGCCCTGGCGGACGACGATGGCGCGCAGGCGCAGGCCGTTGCCGGAGCCGGCCTTCTCGATCAGCAGCCGGGCGACGAGGCGGCCGATGCGGCCGAAGCCGTACAGGACGACGTCGCGGCCCTCGACGCGCTCGATCTTGTTCGCGCCGGTGGCGCCGGCGACGGCCTCGGCGGTGAACTCGGCCACCGAGAGGCCGCGGTCGTCGCTCTTGTAGTCCGCGGCGAGCATGCCGATGTCGATCTGGGACGGGCCGAGATCGAGCGTGGTGAGCACCTGCAGGAACGGCAGCGTCTCGGTGACCGAGAGCTCCTCACCGTCGATCTGCCGGGCGAATCGGTGGGTCTTGAGGATGCTGACCACCGACTTGTTCACCAGGGATCGGCTGTGGAGCAGGATCGTGACGTCCCGCTCCCGGTGCAGCTTCCCGATGATCGGGATCATCGACTCCGCGATCTCCTCGCGGTTCTTCCAGCTGGTGAACGAGTCCTCATTGACAGTCACAGGATTATCTTTCGAGCTAGGCGGTGCTCATATGCTAACCCGCCGCCATTTTGGTCACTTAAGCGGTACCCACCGTGTCGGGAACGGGCACTATGTGACATGAATTTGTACGTTTTTTCAATGGTTTGCCGCTAAAACCTGCCGCGGAGGCGCATGCCCAGGGGGCGGCCGTCCGGATCGACGAGCAGGTGGTGCAGCGGGGTCGCGAGCAGCCGCCGGGTCAGGGACAGCTCCGGGGACTCGTACGCGCGCAGCCGCCCCGGCGGCCGCGGACCGGGGCGGCCGTCAGCGTGCCAGGCGTCCAGGGCCGCGGCGCTCGCGGCGAAGGCCTCGAAGGCGGAGACCGGGTCGCACAGCCCGTCCACCACACCGGTCCCGGCTCCCGCCTCGGCCTCGACGTGCTCGCGCATGAGCTCCAGGCGCAGCTCGCGGGCGAAGGCCCGCGCGCCGTCCCCCAGCCCTGCCGGGTCGCTCGGCGGCCGCGGGTCCGGGTGCTCGTCGTACACGGCGCAGCCCAGCTCGGAATCGTGCGTCCACGAGCGGAGGTTGATGTTGTCGGAGCCGACGGAGGCCCATACGTCGTCGATCACGCACACCTTGGCGTGGACGTAGACCGGTGTTCCCGCCCGGTTCTCCAGGCCGTACACCGCGACCCGATCGCCGCCGGCCCGGCGCAGCTCGTCCAGGGCGGTGATCCGCCCGATCAGGTTCATCGGCAGGGTGAGCGGGCCGTCCTGATCCGGAAGGCTGGGGACGACCGCGATCACCCGCAGCCGCGGGTGATCGCGCAGCGCCCGGGCGAAGCGGGCCACCACCTTGGGGGACCACAGGTACTGGTCCTCCAGGTAGATCAGTGACCGGGCCCGGGCGAGCGCCTTGGTGTACCCGCGGGCGATGCTGCGCTCCCCGTCGGGGGCGAAGGGGTAGCCGGAGAGCAGGCGGTTCGGGTAGGTCCGCAGCAGTTGGACGGTGTGCGTGCCGCAGGGCGCCGGGTCGGGGGTCTGCGGGGGCAGCGGGTCCGCGCTGATGTCCTCGCGGTGCATCCGCTCCCGCAGCCGGACGAGCGGGCTGCGGCTGAGGGGGGCCGGGTCCTGCCAGCGCTCGCGGAAGACGGCCTCGACGTCACCCACGACCGGCCCGCGCAGGGCGAGCTGGACGTCGTGCCAGGGCGGGTGCGGCCCGTAGGCGCGGGCCAGGGGGAAGGACTGGCGGTCTCCCGCGTGCGTGGCGTCGTCGTTGCGATTGCGACAGAGGTCGATCCCGCCGACGTAGGCGACGTCCAGCTCCGGACGGCCGCGGTGGCGCAGCACCACCAGTTTCTGGTGGTGGGAGCCGCCGGGCCGGACCCGCATGTCGAGCAGGCACTCTCCGCCGGCCCGACCGAGTTCCTCGCCGAGGTGGAGGTTCTCTTCTTGGCTGAAGTGAAGGCTGTCCAGGTGGGACCGCCACAGCAGCCCCTTGACGACGACGCCGCGCTCGGCCGCCCGGCACAGCACGGAGCCGATCTCGGTGCCGGGCCCGGCCAGCCGCTCGTCGGGGTCGCCGCGCCAGTCGGTGAACATCAGCAGATCGCCCGGATCCATCGCACGGACGGCCGCGAGCAGTTCCGCGAAGTAGACGGCGCCGTGGACCAGGGGTTGTACGTGGTTGCCCGTGGACCAGGCCGTGCCGTCGGGGCGGCGCCGGTCCAGGCACGTCGCGGGATTGCCGCGTTCAGCGGGGAGCAGGAGCCAGTCGGCGTGTGTCACGGCATCGGCTCCCCACCTGCGCGCTACCGGGAGTGACGGCGGTCATGTGGTCCTCCGATCGCGCCGGTGCACCGCAGTTTCAGGCTAGCCGCACCCGGGCCGCGCGGCCCGCTCAGCCGACGGGTTCCACGGAGGCACCCCGGCCGGCCGGGGCCTGCGGGGCGGCTCCCCCGCGGGCGCCGCGCGTGCCGCGGGTCCCGCGGAACACCACGTCGGCCATCCGCCGCTCGGGGCCGCCGCGGCGCAGGAACCGGTAGCCGAGGAAGGCCGCCGGGCCGAAGAACACCTGGGCCGGGACGAGGGTCGGCGCGTGGTCGGTGACCGCCGCGACGACGTGCAGGGTGGCCACGGGGGCCACGGCCCCGAAGAGCGTGACCAGCGCGATCCCGGTCCGCAGCCCGCGGGTCCCGTACGCCTTGCAGGCGGTGGTGGTGAACAGGGCGTAGGCCAGCAGGTCGCCCATGCCGACCACGGCGCCCAGGTCCTCCCCGATGCGCAGGCCCGCGGCCGGGGCGTACGGGTATCCCTGGACGGCGTCGGACAGTTCCTGGGTCAGCGGGACGACCCAGGCGAAGAAGGCGTCGTACGCGGTGAGCGCGAGGAGGAACCACGCGACGTTCTTCAGCCGCATGCCGCCCTGCACGTTGAGGTTGGTGGCGGAGACGACGATCAGTACGACGACGACGCTGTTCGCCACCCAGTACGGGGGCGCGGTCTCGCCGAAGGCCGTGTGGCAGACGAGCACGCTCGCGATCAGCAGGGCGATCAGCGCCCACCGCAGTCGGCCGTTGCCGATCAGGGGCTGGTAGCCCACCGACAGCCCACCCGCGAAGACCAGGGCGAGCACCACCGGCAGCACCGCTCCCGGCAGGGTCAGGTAGATGTACGGCAGCGCCAGGACGAAGCCCATCATCATGAAGATGTCACTGCCGTTGAAGACGCCGACGGGCGGCCTCGGGGTGCGCACGGCACGGAAGTAGGCGATCGCGCCCACGCACACGCCGAGCGCCAGGGCGATGGTGACCGCGAGCTGGAAGAAGACCGTCATGCGTGGCTCCGGGTGAAGGTGTGCTCCAACAGGTCGCAGCGGAGGGGGAAGAGGCGCGCCGCCTCCTCGTCGTCCACCGGCAGGACCGTGACGCGGGCGTCGATGTCCTGGGCCCGCAGCCGCTCGGCCACCTCCGCCTCGGTGACCTCCTTGGAGGCGACCTCCACGTGGAGCCGGCCGTCGGCCCCGACCTCGGCCCGGTGGCGCAGCGGCCAGGGCAGGCCGGGGGTGCCGTCCAGCGCCTCCAGGATGTCGCGCGGGGTCACCAGGCCCTCGGTGGTGCGGTGCAGCGTGCCCGCCTTGCCGAGGATGTGGGAGACGGCGGGTACGGCCGCCAGCTCGCAGTCCGGTTCGCCGTCCAGGGTGCGGACCACGTCGCCGGTGTTGTAGCGCAGGACCGGCATGCACTCGCGGTAGGGGAAGTAGGGCGTGACCGTCAGTTCGCCGAGCCGTCCGGGCCCGGCGGGTTCGCCGGTCGCCAGGTCGAGGACCTCGGTGTAGCCCATGTTGGGGTCGATGTGGAGGTGCCGCTTGCCGCAGGTGCGGCCGCCGACCGGCAGCAGCTCGGTCATCCCGAACGCGTCGCCGACGGTCTTGGCCCCGAACGTCTCGCGCAGGGCGTCCGAGAGGCTCCGCGACAGCATCTCCCCGCCTGCGTAGATCGCACGCAGTCCGAAGTCGTCGGGCCCGTACCCGCGTCGGCGTGCGGCGGTGACCATCTGTCCGAGGTAACTGGGGTTGCCGGTGAGGATGGTGGGCCGGATGCCGCCGACCGGGGTGAGCAGGTGCTCGACCGACTCCTCCGGCGGGATCTGTCCCACGACGTGGCACGAGGCGTTGGCGAGCCGGCACACCTCGACGTCCTCCTGCACGGCGGCCGTCGCCCGCGAGCTGAGGTTGATCTGCATGCGGTCACCGGGCCCGAGATCGCCGCGCAGCACCAGGGACAGCGCGATCAGCGCGGGCCAGAGTTCCATCTCGTAGCGGGAGAGCCAGATCTGCACGGGGCGGCCGGTGGTGCCGGTGGTCTGGGTCGCCAGGTAGGGGGTGCTGCACAGGAAGTCGGCGGGCCGTGCGATGAGATCGGCCTTGCGGGTCACCGGGATCCGGGTGAGCGTCTCGGCGGTCAGGCCGTCGAGGTCGATGCCGGCGAGCCGCTCCCGGTAGAAGGGGGAGTGCTTGGCCAGTCGGCGCACGGTCCGCTGGAGCGCGCGGTTCTGCAGGTCCCGGCGCTCGTCGGGGTCGGCGAACGGCCCGTCGGCCAGTTCGTCCACGTCGTCGCCGAGGGAGCCGAACTCCTCGAGCGTCAGGAGGGCGTCGGCGACCAGTCGCTCGACGGCCCGTACGTTCAGCCGCCGGCCGAACACCATCGCCATGGCCACCCGTACCTGGCGGACACCGGTCTCCAGCACTCATACCTCCCTGGGGCGTGGCGAAGGGGTGGGAGCGGCGTACCGCTCCCACCCCTCACTTCTTCGTCAGCTGGCGGAACAGGTGGCGAAGAAGACCGCCGTCATGGCGCCCATGACGTACTTGAACTGCTTGGCGCTCGTCTTGATCGCGCTCATCGGATCCTCCTTGTTTCGTTCCGGGCGGACGGTGCTCCGGGCTCCCCTGAGGTCGCCGTAACGTTCCGTCACTTGGACGAGAACACACTGGCGCGATCGCAACACAGGGGCAATGATCTGGTCCATTCAACGGACCGGTGAACGGGGGACGGCACCACCGTTACCTCCAACGATCCGGGACGAACGGGGAGTTCTGGACCCATCCGACCGATGGGGCCAGAGGTGAAAGGGGGACCGCCCATGGCCAGATCCGGTGCAGAGGGGCGGGGCGTGCTCGAGGGTGCGTTCGCGTTGATGGAAGTGCTCGCGCAGGGCGAGGAAGTCGGCCTGACCCGCCTGGCGACCGACGCCGAACTCCCGAAGGCCACCGCCCACCGGCTGTTGGGGCAGCTGGTGGCACTGGGCGCGGTGCAGAGCCGCGCCGGCCGCTATCGTCTCGGGGCCCGGACCTTCCGGCTGGGACAGGCATGGCATCCCGCGCGTGCGCTGCGCGTGGCATCGGCCCGGCCGCTGCGTGAGCTCGCCTCCGCGAGCGGCCGGGTCAGTCTCAGCCTGTCGGTGGCGGAGGCGGGGCAGACGATCGTGGTCGGGGGGCTGCGCGGCGAGGTGGACGACGTGTTTCCGCTGAGTTCGGGTGTCGTCCTGCCGCCCGGGAGCGCGGCCGAGCTGATCCTGGCGGGTTCGGCCCCGGTGGGCGAGCCGCCCGAGGGGCGCTCGGCCGCCTCGTGGGCCCGGGAGGTCGCGCAGGCCAGGGAGCGGGGGCTGGCCTTCGAGTACGGGCAGTGCGTGAGCTCGCTCTCGTGCGTATCGGCGCCGATACTCTCCGCGTCCGGGCAGGTGGTGGCCGCTGTGGCGGCGACCGCCCTGGAGGCCCGGCAGATCGCCCCGCTGGGTGAGTCCGTGGCCCGCGCGGCGGCGATGATCAGCGCCAATCTGGCGCGACGGCCGGCCGCCGGGGCCCGGCCCCACCGCGAGCGCCCCGACCGGCCGCCGGGCACCCGGGCCCCGCACCCGGTACCTGCCTAGGCAGCCCGGATCCCGACCGCCGGACGGTGGGGGGCCGTTTGCGGATTGGTCCGAAAGGGCCCCTCCGTCGGGCCGGAGTGCCGACGGAGGGTGACCGTGACACGCTGAATCGGGGGATCGCCGATCCTGGCGTGCCAGGTCGGCTCTGTCACCGAGGAGATCGACATGGCCAGTGACGCCAGCAGGCCCCGGACAAGCCAGCAGCCCAGCGCCTGGCACGCGCCCACATCGGGCACCACCATCACGGCGGGAGCCCTGATGGTCTTCGGCGGTGCGATGGCGATCTTCGAGGGGATCGCGGCGCTCGCCCGGGACGACCTGTTCGTCGTGACACGGCACTACGTGTTCGAATTCAGCCTGACGGGCTGGGGCTGGGTCCACCTGATCCTGGGGATCGCCCTCGTCATCGCCGGCTGCTCCGTGTTCACCGGAGCCCTGTGGGCGCGCTTCTTCGGCGTGGCCGTCGCCGGACTCGCGGCGATCGCCAACTTCCTGTGGGTGCCGTACTACCCCTGGTGGGCCCTGACCCTGGTCGCCGTCAACCTGTTCGTGGTCTGGGCGCTGTGCGCCGGCATGCACAAGGAGGCCGACGCGGGTACGACCGCCTGACCTCGGCCGCAGCAGCCGCAGCAGGCCCAGCAGGGCCGGGAACGATCGAAGGGCCGGTCCGGATTGCTCCGGACCGGCCCTTCGATCTACGACTCTTCCGAGTCGGGACGACAGGATTTGAACCTGCGACCCCTTGACCCCCAGTCAAGTGCGCTACCAAGCTGCGCCACGTCCCGATGCGCGCTGACCTGGGCTTTCCCCTGGTTGAACGCGCAGGAGAACGATACCGCACTTCGTGGGGTGGTCGCGCGCACCTTTTCCGCCTCCGGGCCCCCCGGGGCGTGTCGCGGCCCTCAGCCGGTGGCTCCGGTCAGCTCCGGATGGGCGGCGATCAGGCGCTTGGGCGCCGCCTGGAGCCAGGAGTCGATCAGGATGGAGCGCAGCTCGCCCGTGCTCTGCAGTGCCGCCAGCCGGACCCGGATCCAGGCGTAGTTGTCGTCGTGGCCGGCGCGCAGGAAGAACTTCTCCGGCTCCGCCGCGATCAGCTCGGCCCGGTCCTCCTTCGGGCACTTCACCCCGATCGTGGTGTCGTCGTCGGCCAGCGAGACGAAGATCTTCCCGCCGACCCGGAAGGTCGGCATGCCCCAGGCGAGCTTCTCCGTGCTGTCCGGGAGCGACAGCGCGATCAGGCGGACGTCCTGCGCGGTTGCGGCCATCCCCGAAACTCCTCTCCAGCCACCGGTGGACCCTTGTCCCGCGACCGTAGCGCCCGCCACCGGCCCTCGTGCTCACCCCCGCCGGTCCTCCCCCGGCGCCGCCCCGGGGAGCTGCCCCCGGTCCTCCCGTTCGTGCACCAGGGCCACCAGCTCCGCCGCGAGGGCCTTCACGGTGGTGAGCCCCTCGGTCCCCCACCGCCGCGGGACCACGTCCACCGCGCACACCGTGCCCAGCACGATCCCGCGCCGGTCCAGGAGCGGCGCGCCCACGTAGGACCGCACCCCGCTCTCGTCCACGACCGCATTGCCCGCGAAGCGCGCGAAGTCCCGTACGTCCTCCAGTACCAGCGCCCGCCGCCGTACCACCACGTGCGGGCAGTAGCCGTGGTCGCGGGCCAGCACCCGGGCCGGGTAGCCGCTGGCCGGGGCCTCGGCGGCGTGGTGCAGGCCGGCGAAGAACTGCCGCTCCTCCCCGACGAAGTTGACCCCCGCGTAGGGTGCGCCGAGCGTGTCGGAGACGCGGCGGGCGAAGGCGTCCAGTTCGGCGTCGGTACGCTCCCCGATGCCGAGCTCGCGCAGCCGGACGGCGCGCACCGGCGCCTCCCGGTCCACCGGCGTGAGCAGCAGGTGTCCGGTCGATTCGTAGTAGGTCATAACGGTTCCCCCGACTCCGAAGACATGCACAGCAGATGACGGACGAGGGCGGCCAGCGCCCCCGTCCCGGAACTGGTCAGGCGCGCGTCGCACCGTACGACCGGCACCTCGGGCCCGATCCCCACCGCCTCGCGGACCTCGTCGGGCGCGTAGCGGTGACCGCCGTCGAACTCGTTGACGGCGACGATGAAGGCGATGCCGCGCCGCTCGAAGAAGTCCACGGCGGGGAAGCAGTCGGCGAGGCGGCGGGTGTCGGCGAGCACCACCGCCCCGAGCGCGCCCGCGCACAGCTCCTCCCACAGGAACCAGAAGCGGTGCTGCCCGGGCGTGCCGAAGAGGTAGAGCACGTGGCGCTCGTCGAGGGTGATCCTGCCGAAGTCGAGCGCGACGGTCGTCGTGGTCTTCTCCTCGACGCCGTGCAGCGGGTCGGCGCTCGCGCCGATGCCGCCGATCAGCTCCTCCGTGCTCAGCGGTTCGATCTCGCTCACCGCGCCCACGAAGGTGGTCTTGCCCGCCCCGAAGCCGCCCGCGACCAGGATCTTCAGCGTCACGGGCGGGGGGCCGGGGGCGCGCCCGTGGGCAGGGCCGGCCACGGGAGCGGGGGTGTCACAGTCGTTTGCGCAGGCCATCGAGCACCGCCAGGAGCAGGGACCGGTCATCGGCGGCGAAGGAGCCGCCACCCGGGAACCGCGGCGCCTGCGCCATCAGGGCCCCGTGTTCCATCAGGTCGGACAGCAGCACCTTCACCACCACGGCCGGCAGCCGCAGCTGCCCGGCCACCTCGGCGACGGTGACGGTCGCGGAGCCCGCGCAGATCCGCAGGGCGAGGGTGTGCTCCGCGCCGAGCGGGACGCGCGGGCGCACCCCGGTCGTCGTCACCGTCGAGAGCAGGTCGAGCGCGACGCCCGGTCTGGTCCGCCCCCCGCTGGCCGTGTACGGGCGCATCACCCGGCCCGCCGAATCGTCGAGCCACGGTGTGTCCCGGCCCTTCGTGTGCGCCCCCGGCCCGCGGAGCCTCATCGCTCCGCGTCGGCGACGGGCCGCCTCGGCGGGGCCGCCAGGTACGGGCGGACGCTCTTGACCAGCATCGCCATCTCGTAGCCGAGCACTCCGGCGTCGGCGTCCCGGTCGGCGAGGACCGCCAGGCAGGTGCCGGATCCGGCGGCGGAGACGAAGACGAGCGCGGTGTCCAGTTCGACCACCACCTGCCGCACGTCGGCCCCGTCCGCGAAGCGGGAGCCCGCGCTGCGGCCCAGTGAGTACAGCCCGGACGCGAGGGCCGCCATATGGTCGGCGCTGTCGGCGTCCAGCCCGTACACGCAGGTCACGAGCCCGTCGGCGGTGAGGAGTACGGCGCTGCGCGTGTACGGCACGCGCTGCACCAGGCCGCTGAGCAGCCAGTCGAGGTCCGAGAGCCGGCTGCCGGTCTTCGTCGCCACTTCGCCGCCCATGGGGGTGCGCTCCTTGCTGAGGGGGTGGGGGGTCGGGGTCATGCCTGGTGCTCCGACTGGGCGAGCCCGTAGCCCCGTTGGAACGCGGCCATGAGGCCCGGGTCGTGGACGGGCTGCTCGGGATCCGCGGGCCGCCGGGGAGCGGGCGCCTCGCGCAGTTGGGGCGCGAGGTGCTGCTGGGCACGGCGCCGGGGCAGCAGAGGCCGGTCACCGGTGTCGTGCCCGCCGGGTGCGGGCGGGGCCGGGGGCTCCGGGGCCGACCAGGCCACCGCCCCGGTCGCCGGGCCCGGCGCGGGACCGCCCCGGGGCCCGGTGGCGGGCGCCGACCAGGCCATCGCCCCGGCGCCGGAGGGCGGATCGGACGGCGGGCGGCCGAAGGCGGGATCGGCACCGGTCCGCGGCGAGGGTACGGGCCCGGCCGCCGTGCCGGACCGGGGCGCGGGCAGGGGCGCCGGTTCCACGACGCTCACCGGTACGGGTGCCGGTACGGGCTCGGGCGCCGGACCCGGTACGGGTGCGGGGCGCGGCTCGGGCGCCGGCCCCGGCCCCGGCAGGTGCATCCGGACCGGCTCCAGCGGCCCGGCCGCGGCCCCCTGCCCGGTCCCCCACGAGGTGGCCCGTGAGCCCCCCGCCGCGTCGGCCGCGGTCGGTGCCTCGGCGCCCAGCAGTTCCTGCGGCAGCACCAGCACGGCGAGCACTCCGCCGTAGATGTTGGACTTGAGCTCGACGGCGATGCCGTGGCGGCGGGCCAGGGCCGACACCACGAAGAGGCCGATCCGTCCGTCGGCCAGCAGGTGCCGGACGCTGACCTGGTCGGGGTCGCCGAGCAGGGCGTTCATCCGGTGCTGCTCCTCGGCCGGCATGCCGAGCCCGCGGTCCTCCACCTCGACGGCGATCCCGGCGGTGACCCGCTCGGCGCGCAGCACCACGTCCGTGTCGGGGGCGGAGAACACCGTGGCGTTCTCGACGAGCTCGGCGAGCAGGTGCACCACGTCCGCGACGGCGTGCCCGCGGACGCTGCCGCCGGCCGGGGGCACGACCTTGACGCGGGTGTACTGCTCGACCTCGGCGACCGAGGAGCGGAGCACCTCGCTCAGGTCGACGGGCCGGGTCCACTGGCGCCGGGAGGCGGCGCCGCCCAGTACGGCCAGGTTCTCGGCGTGGCGGCGGATGCGGGTGGCGAGGTGGTCGACGTGGAAGAGCTGCTTGAGCAGGTCCGGGTCCTCGACCGTGTCCTCCAGGTCGTCCAGCAGCGAGATCTCGCGGTGCACGAGGGACTGGAGACGGCGCGCGAGGTTGACGAAGACCTCGACCTTGCGCTCGCTGTCGGACGGGGCGGCCGGTCCGGCCAGCCGCAGCAGGGTCGTGTGCGCCTGTTCGCGGGCGCTGCGCAGCTCCTGGGAGAGCAGCCAGAACTCGTCCAGGCCGGCGGGATCCCCGCCGGGCGGCGGGGAGCTCGGGCCGCCGCGCACCGGGCGGGGCGGGGTCTCGCCCCGGTCCAGCCGGTCGGCGGCGGTGCGCAGCTCGTGGCGGCCGCGCACGCTGGAGCGGCGCAGCGCCTCGCACCGGTCCCGTACGGCCTTGGCTGCGCGCTGGGCCCCGAGGAGGGCGGCCGCGAGGGCGCCCACCACGAGGAGGGCGCAGCCGGTGAGCACCGGCCACAGCCGGGCGTCGCGCTCGCCCGCTCCCCCGCCGAGCTGGAGGGTGAAGATCACCGCGGCGGCGCCGCTGAGCGCGGCGGCGAGCACGGGCAGTACGGCGGCGCGCACCAACAGGGGCCGTATCTGCCGGCCGGGACCGGTGACGGCGTGTCTCGACGGGGCGTGGCGGGCGGCGCGGAGTCCGGACATCTGGGTCCTCGGTACGTGGGGCCCGGCCACCGGCGTTCCCGGGGCCCGGTGTTGATCACCGAATACCCACGCTAGACCCCTCCGCCGCGCCCGGGAGTACCAGTTTGCGAACTTCGCGGGGGTGCTTCCCGCTCCCGGTGGAGCGCTCGTACAGCAGCCCGAATGCGCCGGTCGGGCCCTGCGGGCCGCCCCGGCGCCGCCCCGCGGCGGCCGCTGGGACCGGTCCGAACGGCCGCCGGCCGCCCCGGTGTGCCGGGGCGGCCGGACGCTTCGCCGGTGTGGCTCGCTACGACCCGACGGACTCCGGCTTCTCCTGTCCGCCGGCCGCCGCGGACCCGACGCGCGCCGCGGTCCCCGCCACTGACCCGGCTCCGAGCGGGGGCACGGACGACGGACCGTCGACCCGGCCGCCCGCCGTCGTCCCGGCGACGAAGGGCCGCCACCACGGGGTGTGGGGGGCGCCGGCGGCGCCGGGCTCGAACGGCTGGCCCGGGATCGGCAGCGCGATGGCCGCTCCGGCCCCCTCGGCCGCGGACAGCGTGCCCTCGCCCGGCTCGTCCCACGGGTGCAGGGCCAGGTTGAAGGTGCCCCAGTGGATCGGCAGCATCGTGCCGTGCGGGGTGCCGCCCTGCAGGTCGAGGTGGGCGCGCATGCCCTCCTCGGGCGTCATGTGGATGTCGGGCCAGTATTCCGAGTAGG encodes:
- a CDS encoding sensor histidine kinase, with amino-acid sequence MSGLRAARHAPSRHAVTGPGRQIRPLLVRAAVLPVLAAALSGAAAVIFTLQLGGGAGERDARLWPVLTGCALLVVGALAAALLGAQRAAKAVRDRCEALRRSSVRGRHELRTAADRLDRGETPPRPVRGGPSSPPPGGDPAGLDEFWLLSQELRSAREQAHTTLLRLAGPAAPSDSERKVEVFVNLARRLQSLVHREISLLDDLEDTVEDPDLLKQLFHVDHLATRIRRHAENLAVLGGAASRRQWTRPVDLSEVLRSSVAEVEQYTRVKVVPPAGGSVRGHAVADVVHLLAELVENATVFSAPDTDVVLRAERVTAGIAVEVEDRGLGMPAEEQHRMNALLGDPDQVSVRHLLADGRIGLFVVSALARRHGIAVELKSNIYGGVLAVLVLPQELLGAEAPTAADAAGGSRATSWGTGQGAAAGPLEPVRMHLPGPGPAPEPRPAPVPGPAPEPVPAPVPVSVVEPAPLPAPRSGTAAGPVPSPRTGADPAFGRPPSDPPSGAGAMAWSAPATGPRGGPAPGPATGAVAWSAPEPPAPPAPGGHDTGDRPLLPRRRAQQHLAPQLREAPAPRRPADPEQPVHDPGLMAAFQRGYGLAQSEHQA